One window from the genome of Sphaerotilus microaerophilus encodes:
- a CDS encoding enoyl-CoA hydratase-related protein, whose protein sequence is MRILLLCHSFNSLSQRLFTALRDDGHTLSVELDIADNVTDEAIDLFRPDVLIAPFLKRRIAEATWRRLPCLIVHPGPPGDRGPSALDWAVMRERAHWGVTVLQATDEFDAGPVLAHASFAMRPGTKASLYRREVTRAAVGAVREALQRLALPLVEAPAGDDGWQPLMRQADRAIDWRRDDSETIGRHLRAADGFPGVASTLFGQPAHLFDAHPANAATRARAAGLGQPGDAIARRGPGVLVRTVDGAIWIGHVRRAPTGPDGLTLKLATTRAFAAECAALPEWPAPLERPAEGPEADWDELRYEEFGPAEARVGWLEFAFHNGAMSTRQCERLRDTLRALRQRPIKVLLLTGGPDFFSNGIHLHDIEAAAPEMGLTPGNSADDSAADASWRNINAMDDAALELLTLTDRLTVAVLRGNAGAGGCFLALAADQVWAHAGVVQNPHYKNMGNLYGSEYWTYTLPRRVGAAQAKAITQGRLPIGAAEALRIGLLDAVLGEDAAELEVLARQQALALAASPDLAERIAAKAARRAADEAAKPLQRHREEELQRMHRNFYGFDPSYHVARHYFVHRKPHAWTPRHLAVHR, encoded by the coding sequence ATGCGCATCCTCCTGCTCTGTCACAGCTTCAACAGCCTCAGCCAGCGCCTGTTCACCGCCCTGCGCGACGACGGGCACACGCTGTCGGTGGAGCTGGACATTGCCGACAACGTCACCGACGAGGCCATCGACCTGTTCCGGCCGGACGTGCTGATCGCGCCCTTCCTGAAGCGCCGCATCGCCGAGGCCACCTGGCGGCGGCTGCCCTGCCTGATCGTCCACCCCGGCCCGCCGGGCGACCGCGGGCCCAGTGCGCTGGACTGGGCGGTGATGCGCGAGCGCGCGCACTGGGGCGTGACGGTGCTGCAGGCGACCGACGAGTTCGACGCCGGGCCGGTGCTGGCGCACGCGAGCTTTGCGATGCGCCCCGGCACCAAGGCCAGCCTGTACCGACGCGAGGTGACCCGCGCGGCGGTGGGCGCGGTGCGCGAGGCGCTGCAGAGGTTGGCGCTGCCGCTCGTCGAAGCGCCCGCGGGCGACGACGGCTGGCAGCCACTGATGCGCCAGGCCGACCGCGCCATCGACTGGCGGCGCGACGACAGCGAGACGATCGGGCGCCACCTGCGCGCGGCGGATGGCTTCCCGGGCGTCGCCTCGACGCTGTTCGGCCAGCCGGCACACCTCTTCGACGCCCACCCGGCCAACGCCGCCACGCGGGCACGCGCCGCCGGGCTCGGCCAGCCGGGCGACGCCATCGCCCGCCGCGGGCCGGGCGTGCTGGTGCGCACGGTGGACGGCGCGATCTGGATCGGCCATGTGCGCCGCGCACCCACCGGGCCGGACGGCCTGACACTCAAGCTGGCCACCACCCGGGCCTTTGCCGCCGAATGCGCCGCGCTGCCAGAATGGCCCGCGCCGCTGGAGCGCCCGGCAGAGGGACCCGAAGCCGACTGGGACGAGCTGCGCTACGAAGAATTCGGCCCGGCCGAGGCGCGCGTCGGCTGGCTGGAGTTCGCCTTCCACAACGGTGCAATGAGCACCCGCCAGTGCGAGCGCCTGCGCGACACCCTGCGCGCGCTGCGCCAGCGGCCGATCAAAGTGCTGCTGCTGACGGGCGGGCCGGACTTCTTCTCCAACGGCATCCACCTGCACGACATCGAGGCCGCCGCGCCGGAGATGGGCCTCACGCCTGGCAACAGCGCCGACGACAGCGCTGCGGATGCCTCCTGGCGCAACATCAACGCGATGGACGACGCCGCGCTGGAGCTGCTGACGCTGACCGACCGGCTCACCGTCGCCGTGCTGCGAGGCAACGCCGGCGCGGGCGGCTGCTTCCTGGCGCTGGCGGCCGACCAGGTCTGGGCCCATGCCGGCGTGGTGCAGAACCCGCACTACAAGAACATGGGCAACCTCTACGGCTCGGAGTACTGGACCTACACCCTGCCCCGCCGCGTCGGTGCCGCGCAGGCCAAGGCCATCACCCAGGGCCGCCTGCCGATCGGCGCGGCCGAGGCGCTGCGCATCGGCCTGCTCGACGCGGTGCTGGGCGAGGACGCTGCCGAGCTGGAAGTGCTGGCCCGCCAGCAGGCGCTGGCCCTGGCCGCCTCACCAGACTTGGCCGAGCGCATCGCCGCCAAGGCCGCCCGCCGCGCCGCCGACGAGGCCGCCAAGCCGCTGCAGCGCCACCGCGAGGAGGAGCTGCAGCGCATGCACCGCAACTTCTACGGCTTCGACCCCAGCTACCACGTGGCGCGGCACTACTTCGTGCACCGCAAGCCGCATGCGTGGACGCCGCGGCACCTGGCGGTGCACCGCTAG
- a CDS encoding hydantoinase B/oxoprolinase family protein, whose amino-acid sequence MSSVPSTPVKPARWQFWIDRGGTFTDLVGRAPDGTLHTLKLLSENPEQYRDAAVEGIRRLLGLPPGEPITPEQVECVKMGTTVATNALLERKGDRTLLVTTRGLRDALRIATQARPRLFDRAIHLPERLYERVVEADERVSAQGEVVTPLDEAALRADLQAAFDAGLRACAIVFLHGWKAPAHEQAAQRLAAEVGFTQISVSHQVSPLMKLVPRGDTTVVDAYLSPILRRYVDQVASQMPGVRLFFMQSSGGLTEAQRFQGKDAILSGPAGGIVGMVRTALVAKQEKVIGFDMGGTSTDVSHYAGEFERAFDTEVAGVRLRAPMMSIHTVAAGGGSVIRFDGSRLRVGPESAGANPGPASYRRGGPLATTDANVMLGRIQPAWFPKVFGPHADQPLDREVVVQRFTEVAQAMSTAAGRPVTAEEVAAGALQIAVANMANACKRISVARGYDVTGYTLQCFGGAGGQAACLVADALGMSRILAHPLAGVLSAYGMGLADQTALREASLEAPLDAGGLARARALAQQLATQARDELLAQGLSAAVLRTVAQVQVRYEGTDTALPCPLALEGDAAAALEAITTAFEAGYRQRFAFLMPGRGLTLEAVNVECLAPGEAVEATGLPTADVTPHEPAPLERVPMYCLADERPAGWREAGLFRREGLEPGARITGPAVIAEKNATTVVDDGWQAELTGRGDLLLQRIRPRAQQHAVGTQADPVMLEVFNNLFMNIAEQMGLRLQNTAYSVNIKERLDFSCALFDGQGQLIANAPHVPVHLGSMSESIRSVIERNPAMVPGDVFVLNDPYHGGTHLPDITVVTPVFLNGEARPAFYVASRGHHGDVGGSTPGSMPPFSTSISEEGVLIDNFHLVATGPDGHPVMREAEMRALLASGPWPSRNPDQNLADLRAQIAANEKGVQELRAMVAQFGRDTVAAYMGHVQDNAEESVRRVITALSQRPPGPVGASALPPTAPPPEGDRPTWGGPASAGDGEFTLPLDNGAQIRVAVRVDAARRAAQIDFTGTSAQLPGNFNAPRAITTAAVLYVFRTLVDDAIPLNAGCLKPLELIVPVGSMLNPNHPAAVVAGNVETSQCITNALYGALGVLAASPCTMNNFTFGDDAHQYYETIAGGSGAGPGFDGTAVVQTHMTNSRMTDPEVLETRFPVRLEAYTVRAGSGGAGQWRGGDGGERRVRFLAPMTASILSNGRQHGAFGAAGGQPGAVGENWVQRADGWLDRLGHIGEVQMQPGDVFIIRTPGGGGWGVPPAAAGEVRR is encoded by the coding sequence ATGTCTTCTGTCCCCTCGACCCCCGTGAAGCCGGCCCGCTGGCAGTTCTGGATCGACCGCGGCGGCACCTTCACCGACCTGGTCGGCCGCGCACCCGACGGCACCCTGCACACCCTCAAGCTGCTGTCCGAGAACCCGGAGCAGTACCGCGACGCCGCGGTGGAGGGCATCCGCCGCCTGCTGGGTCTGCCGCCCGGCGAGCCGATCACGCCCGAGCAGGTGGAGTGCGTGAAGATGGGCACCACGGTGGCCACCAACGCGCTGCTGGAGCGCAAGGGCGACCGCACGCTGCTGGTCACCACCCGGGGCTTGCGCGACGCACTGCGCATCGCCACCCAGGCGCGGCCCCGGCTGTTCGACCGCGCCATCCACCTGCCCGAGCGCCTGTACGAGCGTGTGGTGGAGGCCGACGAGCGCGTCAGCGCCCAGGGTGAGGTGGTCACACCGCTGGACGAGGCCGCCCTGCGTGCCGACCTGCAGGCCGCCTTCGACGCCGGGCTGCGCGCCTGTGCCATCGTCTTCCTGCACGGCTGGAAGGCGCCGGCCCATGAGCAGGCCGCCCAGCGCCTGGCGGCCGAGGTGGGCTTCACGCAGATCTCGGTCTCGCACCAGGTGAGCCCGCTGATGAAGCTGGTGCCGCGCGGCGACACCACCGTGGTGGACGCCTACCTCAGCCCGATCCTGCGCCGCTACGTGGACCAGGTGGCCAGCCAGATGCCGGGCGTGCGCCTGTTCTTCATGCAGAGCTCCGGCGGGCTGACCGAGGCGCAGCGCTTCCAGGGCAAGGACGCCATCCTCTCCGGCCCGGCCGGCGGCATCGTCGGCATGGTGCGGACTGCTTTGGTTGCCAAGCAGGAGAAGGTCATCGGCTTCGACATGGGTGGCACCTCCACCGACGTGAGCCACTACGCCGGCGAGTTCGAGCGCGCCTTTGACACCGAGGTGGCCGGCGTGCGCCTGCGCGCCCCGATGATGAGCATCCACACCGTGGCCGCCGGCGGTGGCTCGGTCATCCGCTTCGACGGGTCGCGGCTGCGCGTGGGCCCGGAGTCCGCCGGTGCCAACCCCGGGCCGGCCAGCTACCGCCGCGGCGGCCCGCTGGCCACCACCGACGCCAACGTGATGCTCGGCCGCATCCAGCCGGCCTGGTTTCCCAAGGTGTTCGGCCCCCACGCCGACCAGCCGCTGGACCGGGAGGTGGTGGTGCAGCGCTTCACCGAGGTGGCCCAGGCCATGAGTACGGCCGCCGGCAGGCCGGTGACGGCCGAGGAGGTGGCCGCCGGTGCGCTGCAGATTGCGGTGGCCAACATGGCCAATGCCTGCAAGCGCATCTCGGTGGCGCGGGGTTATGACGTCACGGGCTACACCCTGCAATGTTTTGGCGGCGCCGGTGGACAGGCGGCCTGCCTGGTGGCCGACGCGCTGGGCATGAGCCGCATCCTGGCGCATCCGCTGGCCGGCGTGCTGAGTGCCTACGGCATGGGCCTGGCCGACCAGACCGCACTGCGCGAGGCCTCGCTGGAGGCTCCGCTGGACGCCGGCGGACTCGCCCGTGCCCGGGCGCTGGCGCAGCAGCTGGCCACCCAGGCCCGCGATGAGCTGCTGGCCCAGGGGTTGTCCGCCGCCGTCCTGCGCACGGTGGCCCAGGTGCAGGTGCGCTACGAGGGCACCGACACCGCCTTGCCCTGCCCGCTGGCGCTGGAGGGCGATGCCGCCGCCGCGCTGGAGGCGATCACCACCGCCTTCGAAGCCGGCTACCGCCAGCGCTTTGCCTTTCTGATGCCCGGCCGTGGCCTGACGCTGGAAGCGGTGAACGTGGAATGTCTGGCTCCGGGCGAGGCGGTGGAGGCGACGGGCCTGCCCACCGCCGACGTGACGCCGCACGAACCCGCTCCGCTGGAGCGGGTGCCGATGTACTGCCTGGCCGACGAACGCCCGGCCGGCTGGCGCGAGGCCGGGCTGTTCCGCCGCGAGGGGCTGGAGCCGGGCGCCCGCATCACCGGGCCGGCCGTCATCGCCGAGAAGAACGCCACCACCGTGGTGGACGACGGCTGGCAGGCCGAGCTCACCGGGCGCGGCGACCTGCTGTTGCAGCGCATCCGCCCGCGCGCCCAGCAGCATGCGGTGGGCACCCAGGCCGACCCGGTGATGCTGGAGGTGTTCAACAACCTGTTCATGAACATCGCCGAGCAGATGGGGCTGCGGCTGCAGAACACCGCCTACTCGGTCAACATCAAGGAGCGGCTGGACTTCTCCTGCGCGCTGTTCGACGGCCAGGGCCAGCTGATCGCCAACGCGCCGCACGTGCCGGTGCACCTGGGCTCGATGAGCGAATCCATCCGCTCGGTGATCGAGCGCAACCCGGCGATGGTCCCCGGCGATGTCTTCGTGCTCAACGACCCGTACCACGGGGGAACCCACCTGCCGGACATCACCGTGGTGACGCCGGTGTTCCTGAACGGTGAGGCCCGCCCGGCCTTCTACGTGGCCAGCCGCGGCCACCACGGGGACGTGGGTGGCAGCACGCCGGGGTCCATGCCGCCGTTCTCGACCTCCATCAGCGAGGAGGGCGTGCTGATCGACAACTTCCACCTGGTGGCCACCGGTCCGGACGGCCACCCGGTGATGCGCGAGGCCGAGATGCGTGCCCTGCTGGCCAGCGGCCCCTGGCCCTCACGCAACCCCGACCAGAACCTGGCCGACCTGCGCGCCCAGATCGCCGCCAACGAGAAGGGCGTGCAGGAGCTGCGCGCCATGGTGGCCCAGTTCGGCCGCGACACCGTGGCCGCCTACATGGGCCATGTGCAGGACAACGCGGAGGAGAGCGTGCGCCGTGTCATCACCGCACTGTCACAACGGCCCCCAGGCCCCGTGGGCGCCAGCGCACTGCCCCCCACGGCGCCGCCCCCCGAGGGGGACCGGCCGACTTGGGGTGGCCCGGCGTCGGCCGGAGACGGCGAATTCACCCTCCCCCTGGACAACGGCGCCCAGATCCGCGTGGCGGTGCGGGTGGACGCCGCGCGCCGGGCGGCACAGATCGACTTCACCGGCACCAGCGCCCAGCTGCCGGGCAACTTCAACGCCCCGCGCGCCATCACCACCGCCGCGGTGCTCTACGTCTTCCGCACCCTGGTGGACGACGCCATCCCGCTCAACGCCGGCTGCCTCAAGCCGCTGGAGCTGATCGTGCCTGTGGGCAGCATGCTCAACCCGAACCACCCGGCGGCGGTGGTGGCCGGCAATGTCGAGACCTCTCAGTGCATCACCAACGCCCTGTACGGTGCGCTGGGCGTGCTGGCCGCCAGCCCCTGCACGATGAACAACTTCACCTTCGGCGACGATGCGCACCAGTACTACGAGACGATCGCCGGCGGCTCCGGAGCGGGCCCGGGCTTCGACGGCACGGCGGTGGTGCAGACCCACATGACCAACTCCCGCATGACCGACCCGGAGGTGCTGGAGACGCGCTTCCCCGTGCGGCTGGAGGCCTACACCGTGCGCGCCGGCTCCGGCGGCGCCGGGCAGTGGCGCGGCGGGGACGGCGGTGAGCGCCGCGTGCGATTCCTGGCGCCGATGACCGCCTCCATCCTCAGCAACGGCCGTCAGCACGGTGCCTTCGGTGCTGCAGGCGGCCAGCCCGGTGCGGTGGGCGAGAACTGGGTGCAACGCGCCGATGGCTGGTTGGATCGGTTGGGCCACATCGGCGAGGTGCAGATGCAGCCCGGCGACGTGTTCATCATCCGCACTCCAGGCGGCGGGGGCTGGGGGGTACCCCCCGCAGCCGCCGGGGAGGTTCGGCGATGA
- a CDS encoding putative hydro-lyase, with translation MNPCDSHSPTASNGLTAQSTGREVRQAARSGRLSGHTSGLAREQVQANLAILPASLAGDFLRFCQRNPKPCPLLAVSEPGQYLLDELGEDLDIRSDVPRYRVWQHGELVAEPTDLREFWRDDLVTFALGCSFSFEHGLLAAGIALRHVQQGRNVAMYRTNIATRSAGPFHGPMVVSMRPMKAADAIRAVQITARVPEVHGAPIHLGDPALIGIGNLARPDYGDAVEVLPDELPVFWACGVTPQSAIATARPAFCITHAPGHMLVTDRLNRHLGLG, from the coding sequence ATGAACCCTTGTGACAGCCACAGCCCCACCGCCTCCAACGGCTTGACGGCGCAAAGCACCGGCCGCGAGGTGCGGCAGGCCGCCCGCAGCGGCCGGCTGAGCGGCCACACCAGCGGCCTGGCCCGCGAGCAGGTGCAGGCCAACCTGGCGATCCTGCCGGCGTCGCTGGCGGGGGACTTCCTGCGTTTCTGCCAGCGCAACCCCAAGCCCTGCCCACTGCTGGCGGTGTCCGAGCCTGGCCAGTATCTGCTCGACGAATTGGGCGAGGACCTGGACATCCGCAGCGACGTGCCGCGCTACCGCGTGTGGCAGCACGGCGAGCTGGTGGCCGAACCCACCGACCTGCGTGAGTTTTGGCGCGATGACCTGGTGACCTTTGCGCTGGGCTGCTCCTTCAGCTTCGAGCATGGCCTGCTGGCCGCCGGCATCGCGCTGCGCCATGTGCAGCAGGGGCGCAATGTGGCCATGTACCGCACCAACATCGCCACCCGGTCGGCCGGGCCCTTCCACGGGCCGATGGTGGTGTCGATGCGCCCGATGAAGGCGGCCGACGCGATCCGCGCGGTGCAGATCACCGCCCGGGTGCCGGAGGTGCACGGCGCGCCGATCCACCTCGGCGACCCGGCGCTCATCGGCATCGGCAACCTGGCCCGCCCCGACTACGGCGACGCGGTGGAGGTGCTGCCCGACGAGCTGCCGGTGTTCTGGGCCTGCGGGGTGACGCCGCAGTCGGCCATCGCCACCGCCCGCCCGGCCTTCTGCATCACCCACGCGCCCGGCCACATGCTGGTGACCGACCGGCTGAACCGCCATCTCGGCCTGGGCTGA
- a CDS encoding TRAP transporter small permease, translating into MKTLLMAFYRLLGLLAMLAMVAAFITVGLGVVAREAGWDIQGLDAYAGYAIAAALFLALPTTFQRSEHIRVTLLLEKAPPRWRNALQVWSLLAASVLAGHLAWFSLRLVWISHSTHDISPAMDATPLWLPQMAMALGAFGLAVACLDALVSHRLGLPFFATPADGEAARVE; encoded by the coding sequence ATGAAGACGCTGCTCATGGCGTTCTACCGCCTGCTGGGCCTGCTGGCCATGCTGGCGATGGTGGCCGCATTCATCACCGTCGGCCTGGGCGTGGTCGCCCGGGAGGCCGGCTGGGACATCCAGGGCCTGGATGCCTACGCCGGCTACGCGATCGCCGCGGCCCTGTTCCTGGCGCTGCCGACCACCTTCCAGCGCAGCGAGCACATCCGCGTGACGCTGCTGCTGGAGAAGGCGCCACCCCGGTGGCGCAATGCGCTGCAGGTCTGGAGCCTGCTGGCGGCCAGCGTGCTGGCCGGCCACCTGGCCTGGTTCTCGCTGCGGCTGGTGTGGATCTCCCACTCCACCCACGACATCTCCCCGGCGATGGACGCCACTCCGCTGTGGCTGCCGCAGATGGCCATGGCGCTGGGCGCCTTCGGCCTGGCCGTGGCCTGCCTGGATGCGCTGGTGAGCCACCGCCTGGGTCTGCCCTTCTTTGCCACCCCGGCGGACGGCGAAGCCGCCCGCGTCGAATGA
- the vapC gene encoding type II toxin-antitoxin system VapC family toxin: MSLLVDTSVWSLALRRQATQPQPPEVLALREAILGADQVFVTGLVLQELLQGFAGPKDSARIIEHFAALGCVQPDRQDHIEAAELRNTCRRGGVQIGTIDALLIQLCRRHDLTLLSTDQDFRFAARHVEFRLWAVS; this comes from the coding sequence GTGAGCCTGCTGGTCGACACCAGCGTCTGGTCGCTTGCCCTGCGGCGCCAGGCCACCCAGCCCCAACCGCCCGAGGTGCTGGCGCTGCGCGAGGCGATCCTCGGTGCGGATCAGGTGTTCGTCACTGGCTTGGTGCTGCAGGAGCTGCTGCAGGGCTTCGCCGGCCCGAAGGACAGCGCGCGAATCATCGAGCACTTCGCGGCGCTGGGCTGCGTGCAGCCGGATCGGCAGGACCACATCGAAGCGGCTGAGCTACGCAACACCTGCCGCCGAGGCGGCGTGCAGATCGGCACCATCGACGCCCTGCTGATCCAGCTCTGCCGCCGCCATGACCTGACCCTGCTGTCCACCGACCAGGACTTCCGCTTTGCCGCCCGGCACGTCGAATTCAGGCTCTGGGCGGTGAGCTGA
- a CDS encoding TRAP transporter large permease, translating to MDALIALLLIVLMLVVLGSGLWIGLALLGVAVFAMQTFSSRPVGDAMVLTIWGSTSSWTLTALPLFLWMGEILFRTRLSEGMFRGLAPWLNRLPGRLLHINVIGCAIFAAVSGSSAATCATIGKITLPELKKRGYPDPMAIGTLSGAGTLGLLIPPSIIMIVYGVAANVSIAKLFMAGVLPGILLALVFMGYIVVWALRHPEQVPAADASMGLLAKVYEGRHLIPVVLLIALVLGSIYSGLATATEAAALGVAGSLGLAVVEGSMSWQRFVDGLAASVRVYCMIGLILAGASFLTLAMGFIGLPRHLAEFIGGLGLSPFVLMLSLVLFFIVLGCFLDGISMVVLTMAVLLPTVQKAGFDLIWFGIFIVLVVEMAQITPPVGFNLFVLQGLTKRDITWLARVSMPMFWLMCGFVLLVYFVPGIVTWLPSQMQ from the coding sequence ATGGATGCCTTGATCGCCCTGTTGCTGATCGTGCTGATGCTGGTGGTGCTGGGCTCGGGCCTGTGGATCGGCCTGGCCCTGCTGGGGGTGGCGGTGTTTGCGATGCAGACCTTCAGCAGCCGCCCGGTGGGCGATGCGATGGTGCTGACCATCTGGGGCTCCACCTCCAGCTGGACGCTCACCGCCCTGCCGCTGTTCCTGTGGATGGGGGAGATCCTCTTCCGCACCCGGCTGTCGGAGGGCATGTTCCGCGGCCTGGCGCCCTGGCTGAACCGCCTGCCGGGCCGGCTGCTGCACATCAACGTGATCGGCTGCGCCATCTTCGCGGCGGTGTCGGGTTCGTCGGCGGCCACCTGCGCCACCATCGGCAAGATCACCCTGCCGGAGCTGAAGAAGCGCGGCTACCCCGACCCCATGGCCATCGGCACGCTGTCGGGCGCCGGCACGCTCGGGCTGCTGATCCCTCCGTCGATCATCATGATCGTCTACGGTGTGGCCGCCAACGTCAGCATCGCCAAGCTGTTCATGGCTGGCGTGCTGCCGGGCATCCTGCTGGCGCTGGTGTTCATGGGCTACATCGTGGTGTGGGCCCTGCGGCACCCGGAGCAGGTGCCCGCCGCCGACGCCTCCATGGGCTTGCTGGCCAAAGTCTACGAAGGCCGTCACCTGATCCCGGTGGTGCTGCTGATCGCGCTGGTGCTGGGCTCGATCTACTCCGGCCTGGCCACCGCCACCGAGGCCGCCGCGCTGGGCGTGGCCGGCTCCCTGGGGCTGGCGGTGGTGGAGGGTTCGATGAGCTGGCAGCGCTTCGTCGACGGGCTGGCCGCCTCCGTGCGGGTGTACTGCATGATCGGCCTGATCCTTGCGGGCGCCTCCTTCCTGACGCTGGCCATGGGCTTCATCGGCCTGCCGCGCCACCTGGCCGAGTTCATCGGCGGGCTGGGCCTGTCGCCCTTCGTGCTGATGCTCAGCCTGGTGCTGTTCTTCATCGTGCTGGGCTGCTTCCTGGACGGCATCTCGATGGTGGTGCTCACCATGGCGGTGCTGCTGCCCACGGTGCAGAAGGCCGGCTTCGACCTGATCTGGTTTGGCATCTTCATCGTGCTGGTGGTGGAGATGGCGCAGATCACCCCGCCGGTGGGCTTCAACCTCTTCGTGCTGCAGGGGCTGACGAAGCGCGACATCACCTGGCTGGCGCGCGTCTCGATGCCGATGTTCTGGCTGATGTGCGGCTTCGTCCTGCTGGTGTACTTCGTGCCCGGCATCGTCACCTGGCTGCCCTCGCAGATGCAGTAG
- a CDS encoding type II toxin-antitoxin system VapB family antitoxin, which translates to MATNLALDPELLERAFQVSGEPTKKAAVTRALQEFIARREQRRVAELFGQLEWDSSFDPKAERSRAES; encoded by the coding sequence ATGGCCACCAACCTCGCCCTCGATCCCGAACTGCTGGAGCGGGCCTTTCAGGTCAGCGGCGAACCGACCAAGAAGGCCGCCGTCACCCGCGCCCTGCAGGAGTTCATTGCCCGGCGTGAGCAGCGGCGGGTGGCGGAGCTGTTCGGTCAGCTGGAGTGGGACAGCAGCTTCGACCCCAAGGCCGAGCGCAGCCGGGCTGAGTCGTGA
- a CDS encoding TRAP transporter substrate-binding protein, giving the protein MQAATTRRHLLALTATATTAAVLGLATPVAQAATAWDLPTAYPVASFQTENLAAFAAEVDKASGGKLKITLHPNASLYKANEIKRAVQTGQVPAGEFILSGASNENPLFGTDALPFLVDSYAEARKLAGIERPYLEKLLASQGMKLLYTVPWPGQSLYSVKPIESAAHLKGTKMRAYNPASSRIAQLMGAQPTTIQLAELGQALATGTVDNFLTSSASGVENKLYESVKHFYRVNAWLPKNAVVVSTKAFDALDKPTQEVLLKAAAAAQERGWKVSEAKDAEYQKELAAKGMKVADPSPALKKDLKAVGDKMVAEWLKTAGADGQAIVDAFNKP; this is encoded by the coding sequence ATGCAAGCCGCCACCACCCGCCGCCACCTGCTGGCCCTGACCGCCACCGCCACCACCGCCGCCGTGCTGGGGCTGGCCACCCCCGTGGCGCAGGCCGCCACCGCCTGGGACCTGCCCACCGCCTACCCGGTGGCCAGCTTCCAGACCGAGAACCTGGCGGCCTTCGCGGCCGAGGTGGACAAGGCCAGCGGCGGCAAGCTCAAGATCACCCTGCACCCCAACGCCTCGCTGTACAAGGCCAACGAGATCAAGCGGGCGGTGCAGACCGGTCAGGTGCCCGCAGGCGAGTTCATCCTCTCCGGGGCGTCCAATGAGAACCCGCTGTTCGGCACCGACGCGCTGCCCTTCCTGGTCGACAGCTACGCCGAGGCGCGCAAGCTCGCCGGCATCGAACGGCCCTACCTGGAGAAGCTGCTGGCCTCCCAGGGCATGAAGCTGCTCTACACCGTGCCCTGGCCGGGCCAGAGCCTGTACAGCGTCAAGCCCATCGAGTCGGCTGCCCACCTCAAGGGCACCAAGATGCGCGCCTACAACCCGGCCTCCTCGCGCATCGCGCAGCTGATGGGCGCTCAGCCCACCACCATCCAGCTGGCCGAGCTGGGCCAGGCGCTGGCCACCGGCACGGTGGACAACTTCCTGACCAGCAGTGCCAGCGGGGTGGAGAACAAGCTCTACGAGAGCGTGAAGCACTTCTACCGGGTCAACGCCTGGCTGCCCAAGAACGCCGTGGTGGTGTCCACCAAGGCCTTCGACGCGCTGGACAAGCCCACCCAGGAGGTGCTGCTCAAGGCCGCCGCCGCCGCCCAGGAGCGCGGCTGGAAGGTCAGCGAGGCCAAGGACGCCGAGTACCAGAAGGAGCTGGCCGCCAAGGGCATGAAGGTGGCCGACCCCAGCCCCGCGCTGAAAAAGGACCTGAAGGCGGTGGGCGACAAGATGGTGGCCGAGTGGCTCAAGACCGCCGGTGCGGACGGCCAGGCCATCGTCGACGCCTTCAACAAGCCCTGA